Proteins from a genomic interval of Rosa chinensis cultivar Old Blush chromosome 2, RchiOBHm-V2, whole genome shotgun sequence:
- the LOC112188972 gene encoding uncharacterized protein LOC112188972 isoform X2 translates to MDSVGKSAGAVTPIRDQHGSRSKKQENSRYSENLNPNVSPGPKSAKSQKSGSKNPNPVFQSPRKKIRERKFVVAKKRGKKEENPNPNSNSNTECSKCKEKGGDSKKKCLCVAYENLRASQEEFFKTRPEPENGSKESDGADDRELEEALLIQDQDFDDRDPGEPDPTDETGTIKRRRARLLEEARKSVPARGKVMHLVQAFEKLLTIPKEGDEAEEEESGKKATKWALPGLQPPEAHESSSSSFCRSDLFLTSENLGLDRRPSLSSSWDGRTSNGGRRSRRNSSESSGTIGGSRWKKKQQLRATSLKPFKLRTEERGRMKGEEFMKKVQEMMIQEERQRIPIAQGLPWTTDEPECLIKPPVKESTRPTDLKLHTDMRAVERAEFDHQVAEKLSLFEQYKMERERLQKLAEEEEVRRLRKELVPKAQPMPYFDRPFIPRRSMKHPTIPKDPKFHIPQHKKIKCCLSWNDDMSSYSYQSEA, encoded by the exons ATGGACTCGGTCGGCAAGAGCGCCGGAGCGGTGACTCCGATCAGAGACCAACACGGCTCCCGATCCAAGAAGCAAGAAAACTCCAGATACTCCGAGAATCTGAACCCCAACGTCTCTCCCGGCCCGAAATCGGCCAAGTCCCAGAAATCGGGTTCCAAGAACCCGAACCCGGTTTTCCAGTCGCCCCGGAAGAAGATCCGGGAGAGGAAATTCGTGGTGGCGAAGAAGAGagggaagaaggaggagaatccGAATCCGAATTCGAATTCGAACACCGAGTGCAGCAAATGCAAAGAGAAAGGCGGCGATTCGAAGAAGAAGTGTCTGTGTGTGGCTTACGAGAATCTGAGGGCTTCTCAGGAGGAGTTCTTCaagacccgacccgaacccgaaAACGGGTCGAAGGAGTCCGACGGGGCTGATGATCGGGAACTCGAGGAGGCCTTGCTGATTCAGGACCAGGACTTCGACGATCGCGACCCGGGCGAGCCCGACCCGACTGACGAAACGGGTACGATTAAGAGGAGGAGGGCGAGGCTGTTGGAGGAGGCGAGGAAGAGCGTGCCGGCGCGTGGGAAGGTGATGCACTTGGTTCAGGCGTTTGAGAAGCTGCTCACGATTCCCAAGGAAGGAGACGaagcagaggaagaagagagtgGTAAGAAGGCTACGAAGTGGGCCTTGCCTGGGCTGCAACCGCCGGAGGCCCAtgagtcgtcgtcgtcgtcgtttTGCCGGTCGGATTTGTTTCTGACGTCGGAGAATCTCGGGCTGGATCGCCGGCCGTCGTTGTCGTCGTCTTGGGATGGAAG GACATCGAATGGGGGGAGGAGAAGCCGAAGAAAT AGCTCGGAGTCGTCTGGCACGATTGGAGGAAGTAGATGGAAAAAGAAGCAGCAGCTCAGAGCAACTAGCCTTAAACCATTCAAGCTCAGGACAGAG GAAAGGGGGAGAATGAAGGGAGAAGAGTTCATGAAGAAGGTACAGGAGATGATGATACAGGAGGAGAGGCAGCGGATACCGATTGCTCAGGGCCTGCCATGGACAACAGATGAACCAGAG TGCTTAATAAAACCTCCTGTAAAAGAGAGCACAAGACCAACAGACCTGAAGCTCCACACTGACATGCGGGCAGTAGAGCGTGCTGAGTTTGACCATCAG GTGGCAGAGAAGCTGAGCCTGTTTGAGCAAtacaagatggaaagagagagactgCAGAAG TtggcagaagaggaagaagtaAGAAGGCTGAGAAAGGAGCTTGTTCCAAAAGCACAGCCAATGCCCTACTTTGACAGGCCTTTCATTCCCAGAAG GTCAATGAAGCATCCAACTATACCCAAAGACCCAAAGTTCCATATCCCTCAACATAAGAAGATCAAGTGCTGCTTGTCATGGAATGATGATATGAGCTCCTACTCTTATCAAAGTGAAGCTTGA
- the LOC112188972 gene encoding uncharacterized protein LOC112188972 isoform X3: MDSVGKSAGAVTPIRDQHGSRSKKQENSRYSENLNPNVSPGPKSAKSQKSGSKNPNPVFQSPRKKIRERKFVVAKKRGKKEENPNPNSNSNTECSKCKEKGGDSKKKCLCVAYENLRASQEEFFKTRPEPENGSKESDGADDRELEEALLIQDQDFDDRDPGEPDPTDETGTIKRRRARLLEEARKSVPARGKVMHLVQAFEKLLTIPKEGDEAEEEESGKKATKWALPGLQPPEAHESSSSSFCRSDLFLTSENLGLDRRPSLSSSWDGSISNRTSNGGRRSRRNSSESSGTIGGSRWKKKQQLRATSLKPFKLRTEERGRMKGEEFMKKVQEMMIQEERQRIPIAQGLPWTTDEPECLIKPPVKESTRPTDLKLHTDMRAVERAEFDHQVAEKLSLFEQYKMERERLQKLAEEEEVRRLRKELVPKAQPMPYFDRPFIPRRKRECR, from the exons ATGGACTCGGTCGGCAAGAGCGCCGGAGCGGTGACTCCGATCAGAGACCAACACGGCTCCCGATCCAAGAAGCAAGAAAACTCCAGATACTCCGAGAATCTGAACCCCAACGTCTCTCCCGGCCCGAAATCGGCCAAGTCCCAGAAATCGGGTTCCAAGAACCCGAACCCGGTTTTCCAGTCGCCCCGGAAGAAGATCCGGGAGAGGAAATTCGTGGTGGCGAAGAAGAGagggaagaaggaggagaatccGAATCCGAATTCGAATTCGAACACCGAGTGCAGCAAATGCAAAGAGAAAGGCGGCGATTCGAAGAAGAAGTGTCTGTGTGTGGCTTACGAGAATCTGAGGGCTTCTCAGGAGGAGTTCTTCaagacccgacccgaacccgaaAACGGGTCGAAGGAGTCCGACGGGGCTGATGATCGGGAACTCGAGGAGGCCTTGCTGATTCAGGACCAGGACTTCGACGATCGCGACCCGGGCGAGCCCGACCCGACTGACGAAACGGGTACGATTAAGAGGAGGAGGGCGAGGCTGTTGGAGGAGGCGAGGAAGAGCGTGCCGGCGCGTGGGAAGGTGATGCACTTGGTTCAGGCGTTTGAGAAGCTGCTCACGATTCCCAAGGAAGGAGACGaagcagaggaagaagagagtgGTAAGAAGGCTACGAAGTGGGCCTTGCCTGGGCTGCAACCGCCGGAGGCCCAtgagtcgtcgtcgtcgtcgtttTGCCGGTCGGATTTGTTTCTGACGTCGGAGAATCTCGGGCTGGATCGCCGGCCGTCGTTGTCGTCGTCTTGGGATGGAAG CATTTCGAACAGGACATCGAATGGGGGGAGGAGAAGCCGAAGAAAT AGCTCGGAGTCGTCTGGCACGATTGGAGGAAGTAGATGGAAAAAGAAGCAGCAGCTCAGAGCAACTAGCCTTAAACCATTCAAGCTCAGGACAGAG GAAAGGGGGAGAATGAAGGGAGAAGAGTTCATGAAGAAGGTACAGGAGATGATGATACAGGAGGAGAGGCAGCGGATACCGATTGCTCAGGGCCTGCCATGGACAACAGATGAACCAGAG TGCTTAATAAAACCTCCTGTAAAAGAGAGCACAAGACCAACAGACCTGAAGCTCCACACTGACATGCGGGCAGTAGAGCGTGCTGAGTTTGACCATCAG GTGGCAGAGAAGCTGAGCCTGTTTGAGCAAtacaagatggaaagagagagactgCAGAAG TtggcagaagaggaagaagtaAGAAGGCTGAGAAAGGAGCTTGTTCCAAAAGCACAGCCAATGCCCTACTTTGACAGGCCTTTCATTCCCAGAAG AAAAAGAGAGTGCAGATAG
- the LOC112185156 gene encoding uncharacterized protein LOC112185156, whose amino-acid sequence MSMSMMKEEEEQEERWSKGLPEHILQLIPQRLCISDYQLFRQVCPNWRAAVDKGIATKTCPPAPQLPWLLFRRSYDCLHAFYIKDKYSCIRDPKFFPSINIADYPPGPPNLEDESFDGPLPIPTASITCLGSIGSWLIVAAHQQCENDNSTTVVNLFLNPVSRVRVMLPSQSTLKTSFSGNSTMLFNKIVASSPPEPTTGLQKEDCLLAGLVHPGILAFCRPNDTSWTLIDPDTAPRFSDIEIFDGKLYAVTNSGNEMLMVFDMAPEDANVSSANRYLSICWIPYQYLPGSEWGYPCLAKESASKELFMVLRQRNIEEGFKVYKTDGKIDRLHGRMWEPVTDLGDRILFLSDKSTNVINDKTLGKNCIYFAFTCKRGYDGGFGVYSLKDSSITQLSGLPEDYSSSISGANSQTLWFTPCPY is encoded by the coding sequence ATGTCAATGTCAATgatgaaggaggaggaggaacaaGAGGAGAGGTGGTCGAAAGGACTTCCAGAACATATCTTGCAGTTGATCCCACAAAGGCTATGCATATCAGATTACCAATTGTTTCGCCAAGTATGCCCTAATTGGCGAGCCGCGGTTGATAAAGGCATCGCCACCAAGACTTGCCCTCCTGCTCCACAACTCCCATGGCTTTTGTTCAGGAGGTCTTATGATTGTCTTCATGCTTTCTACATCAAAGACAAATACTCCTGTATAAGAGATCCCAAATTCTTCCCATCAATTAATATTGCCGATTACCCTCCTGGTCCCCCAAATCTAGAAGATGAGTCATTTGATGGTCCGCTGCCGATCCCTACTGCTTCCATAACTTGTCTTGGGTCAATTGGTTCATGGCTGATCGTAGCTGCTCATCAACAATGTGAGAATGATAACAGTACTACTGTCGTCAACTTGTTCTTGAATCCAGTATCTCGTGTCCGAGTGATGCTCCCATCGCAGTCTACCCTTAAAACCTCCTTCAGCGGCAATTCAACCATGTTATTCAACAAAATTGTAGCCTCTTCACCGCCAGAGCCAACGACAGGGCTGCAGAAGGAGGACTGTCTTTTGGCTGGTCTTGTTCATCCAGGTATCTTGGCTTTTTGTAGGCCGAATGATACATCATGGACCCTCATTGATCCCGACACCGCTCCCCGATTTAGTGATATAGAAATATTTGATGGAAAATTATATGCTGTTACTAATAGCGGAAACGAGATGTTAATGGTGTTTGACATGGCCCCTGAAGATGCCAATGTCAGTAGCGCTAATAGGTACCTTAGCATTTGCTGGATCCCTTACCAGTATCTTCCTGGTTCAGAATGGGGATACCCTTGCCTAGCGAAAGAGTCTGCATCCAAGGAGTTGTTTATGGTTCTTCGTCAAAGGAATATAGAAGAAGGATTCAAAGTGTACAAGACCGACGGTAAGATTGACCGTCTGCATGGAAGAATGTGGGAGCCGGTTACTGACCTTGGTGATCGGATACTGTTTCTGAGCGACAAAAGTACTAATGTCATCAATGACAAGACACTTGGAAAAAACTGCATCTATTTTGCTTTCACTTGTAAACGTGGATATGATGGTGGATTTGGGGTGTATTCCTTGAAAGATAGCAGCATTACACAGCTATCTGGCCTTCCTGAGGATTATTCATCTAGCATATCCGGTGCTAACAGTCAAACTCTTTGGTTCACACCATGTCCATATTAG
- the LOC112185154 gene encoding uncharacterized protein LOC112185154 has translation MSMSMSMSNIEKKEEEERWSQGLPNDILQSLAQRLYCLYISDYRVFRQVCPFWIAAVDSVAVSYSSSSPHYLGSIEGWLILAAKHRYNNKTKAVNFFLNPVTHARVMIPSQSIITSRAPYSRCRLSFFKKVVASSPPTRLPMKQECQLIHHGPSLRPKTCSSLIKDIEILDGKLYAVTTVEQASAFLMVYDILPAHANGYRVHSKNTFRLFKLDYNKTNGGPPWEEVVDLGDRMLFLSDASSMFIEDKTLGKNCIFFAINDEGAGSDGAFGVHSLIDRNIKLLALPQDTSSTIINVFSRTLWFTPLPW, from the exons ATGTCGATGTCAATGTCAATGTCAAATAtagagaagaaggaggaggaggagaggtggTCGCAAGGACTCCCAAATGACATCTTGCAATCGTTAGCACAACGGCTGTACTGCCTGTACATATCAGATTACAGAGTGTTTCGCCAAGTATGCCCTTTTTGGATAGCCGCTGTTGATAGTG TTGCtgtttcttattcttcttcttcaccacaTTATCTTGGGTCCATTGAGGGGTGGCTTATTCTAGCTGCTAAACATCGTTACAATAACAAGACCAAGGCAGTCAACTTCTTTTTAAATCCAGTAACACATGCCCGAGTCATGATCCCATCACAATCCATCATTACAAGCCGGGCCCCCTACAGCAGATGCAGACTGTCCTTCTTCAAGAAAGTTGTCGCCTCATCACCACCAACAAGGCTGCCGATGAAGCAGGAAT GCCAACTGATTCATCATGGACCTTCATTGAGACCAAAGACTTGCTCAAGTTTAATTAAAGATATAGAAATCCTTGATGGGAAATTGTATGCTGTAACGACTGTGGAGCAAGCCTCGGCGTTTCTAATGGTATATGACATCCTCCCTGCGCATGCCAATGGTTATAGGGTGCATTCCAAGAACACATTCCGTT TGTTCAAGCTGGATTACAATAAGACTAATGGTGGACCACCATGGGAGGAGGTTGTTGACCTTGGTGATCGAATGTTGTTTCTGAGCGACGCAAGTAGTATGTTCATCGAGGACAAGACACTTGGAAAAAACTGCATCTTTTTTGCTATCAATGATGAAGGTGCTGGTAGTGATGGTGCTTTTGGGGTGCATTCCTTGATAGATAGGAACATCAAACTGCTTGCTTTGCCTCAGGATACATCATCTACCATAATCAATGTTTTCAGTCGAACTCTTTGGTTCACACCACTTCCATGGTAG
- the LOC112188972 gene encoding uncharacterized protein LOC112188972 isoform X1 produces MDSVGKSAGAVTPIRDQHGSRSKKQENSRYSENLNPNVSPGPKSAKSQKSGSKNPNPVFQSPRKKIRERKFVVAKKRGKKEENPNPNSNSNTECSKCKEKGGDSKKKCLCVAYENLRASQEEFFKTRPEPENGSKESDGADDRELEEALLIQDQDFDDRDPGEPDPTDETGTIKRRRARLLEEARKSVPARGKVMHLVQAFEKLLTIPKEGDEAEEEESGKKATKWALPGLQPPEAHESSSSSFCRSDLFLTSENLGLDRRPSLSSSWDGSISNRTSNGGRRSRRNSSESSGTIGGSRWKKKQQLRATSLKPFKLRTEERGRMKGEEFMKKVQEMMIQEERQRIPIAQGLPWTTDEPECLIKPPVKESTRPTDLKLHTDMRAVERAEFDHQVAEKLSLFEQYKMERERLQKLAEEEEVRRLRKELVPKAQPMPYFDRPFIPRRSMKHPTIPKDPKFHIPQHKKIKCCLSWNDDMSSYSYQSEA; encoded by the exons ATGGACTCGGTCGGCAAGAGCGCCGGAGCGGTGACTCCGATCAGAGACCAACACGGCTCCCGATCCAAGAAGCAAGAAAACTCCAGATACTCCGAGAATCTGAACCCCAACGTCTCTCCCGGCCCGAAATCGGCCAAGTCCCAGAAATCGGGTTCCAAGAACCCGAACCCGGTTTTCCAGTCGCCCCGGAAGAAGATCCGGGAGAGGAAATTCGTGGTGGCGAAGAAGAGagggaagaaggaggagaatccGAATCCGAATTCGAATTCGAACACCGAGTGCAGCAAATGCAAAGAGAAAGGCGGCGATTCGAAGAAGAAGTGTCTGTGTGTGGCTTACGAGAATCTGAGGGCTTCTCAGGAGGAGTTCTTCaagacccgacccgaacccgaaAACGGGTCGAAGGAGTCCGACGGGGCTGATGATCGGGAACTCGAGGAGGCCTTGCTGATTCAGGACCAGGACTTCGACGATCGCGACCCGGGCGAGCCCGACCCGACTGACGAAACGGGTACGATTAAGAGGAGGAGGGCGAGGCTGTTGGAGGAGGCGAGGAAGAGCGTGCCGGCGCGTGGGAAGGTGATGCACTTGGTTCAGGCGTTTGAGAAGCTGCTCACGATTCCCAAGGAAGGAGACGaagcagaggaagaagagagtgGTAAGAAGGCTACGAAGTGGGCCTTGCCTGGGCTGCAACCGCCGGAGGCCCAtgagtcgtcgtcgtcgtcgtttTGCCGGTCGGATTTGTTTCTGACGTCGGAGAATCTCGGGCTGGATCGCCGGCCGTCGTTGTCGTCGTCTTGGGATGGAAG CATTTCGAACAGGACATCGAATGGGGGGAGGAGAAGCCGAAGAAAT AGCTCGGAGTCGTCTGGCACGATTGGAGGAAGTAGATGGAAAAAGAAGCAGCAGCTCAGAGCAACTAGCCTTAAACCATTCAAGCTCAGGACAGAG GAAAGGGGGAGAATGAAGGGAGAAGAGTTCATGAAGAAGGTACAGGAGATGATGATACAGGAGGAGAGGCAGCGGATACCGATTGCTCAGGGCCTGCCATGGACAACAGATGAACCAGAG TGCTTAATAAAACCTCCTGTAAAAGAGAGCACAAGACCAACAGACCTGAAGCTCCACACTGACATGCGGGCAGTAGAGCGTGCTGAGTTTGACCATCAG GTGGCAGAGAAGCTGAGCCTGTTTGAGCAAtacaagatggaaagagagagactgCAGAAG TtggcagaagaggaagaagtaAGAAGGCTGAGAAAGGAGCTTGTTCCAAAAGCACAGCCAATGCCCTACTTTGACAGGCCTTTCATTCCCAGAAG GTCAATGAAGCATCCAACTATACCCAAAGACCCAAAGTTCCATATCCCTCAACATAAGAAGATCAAGTGCTGCTTGTCATGGAATGATGATATGAGCTCCTACTCTTATCAAAGTGAAGCTTGA